A window of Theileria parva strain Muguga chromosome 4 map unlocalized ctg_529, whole genome shotgun sequence genomic DNA:
TCTTCTTCAGTCGTTCTATTTCTTCCtgattattaaattataaaaagtattaaaatttaccaaTAATTTAGGCGGCATCTCCACATCTGTTACTTCCGGTACTTTGTACCCATCTTCGGGCTCcttactcatttttataccaTCAAGATTTAAACATATtctttataataaatatacacggttataaaatacattatattacatGTATAGAGTGaaaagtaaattattgtgtttatgttttatttaactCTCTGAAAAATAGTTATGGTGGTTAACCTACTCTTATTCTTATATTGGTGGAAGGCTTGTTCTTCCTTGCCATTTTTTCTTCTAATTTCTTGGCCTTTTCGACGCTAATCTCTGACTCTTCTCCGCTCTAATGATacaaattagtaataatttgttttctaggtaaataattaactactGATTCGGTTCTGTATGCTCTGGCCATCTTATTATATGCAAATTCAGATTCAGACCTCTCTTTTATCACAGCTTCTCTTAGTTTTGATGGGAGCGAGAAGTTCTTGGAGTAGTCAACCAGGTTTACCACGGCTTTAATCAGATTTTGAAAGTAGCCGgattttttacataaaGTAAAGCAACACGAGAGAGTGGGACTACaacatagttaattatttttaacaattttgaTTAGTGTGTAACGTACCTTTTTACTAATTGTGCGTCTCCCGGTACCACATCAGACAAGTAAAAATACTCCAAGTAGTTGTAAAATGGCTCAAACAGGTGCAAAACATGATTTGCAAACTGAACCATAGCCTTATCATTTGAACTAACATATCCTCTAAAACAGTCAGGTAGGTCTTTACTTTCATATAAGTGGGAGAACAACAACTAAgcatttatttaatttaatttatcatttgcactaaatatttttatataaatacatACCAAATGAGGATATTGTGaaataaacaatttatttttaacttttctaCAAACTGCGAATAACAATTGATCCTGAAAATTTTTGCTGGATATTAAAGTTACCAGAGATTCAAATCTTACATCAAAAGTAACAGTGTCCTTTGCTGTATGAAAGAATCTAATGACATTTTCGTGCCAGAAGCACTGTCTCTTTACAAACTAAAGCCATGTTTATAACACTTGACTTACTTGAAAGTTAATCAATAGCCAGTTACAACTTGTTCTTCCGGATGCATACATCTCAAATTCATGCCATCCTTTCTCAATCAGAGCGGTCTGGTCACGCTCTATATATTCAAAGTTCTCTTCTAACACCGGTAAGGCTGTGTTACACCTAAAATATTGTCTAAACAAAACACATACAGTTGTTCTGCCCATTTTTTGTTACGATCGTATCCATAATATGCATAAAGACCTAATAAAGCAACCAGAACCAAGAAATAGGCGTAATTTCTTCTAAAATTTCTTGGAAACTCCTTTGAGAGTGGTTCTGAGATCTTTGAGAatattttccaaatttttGAGGGTTTTATTCCGCCTAGGCtttctaaaaaaatttataattatgaaGGATTAGGGATAAATATCATTTTCCTCACCTAGTGGGTTTGTTACATCAGATTGCGGTTTTCTATATTGAAAACTCGTTGTAGGTTCTGGCCTATCATCATTTGACTGGCTAAAAAACCTATCTTTAAGCTCTACaatattagttaatttacttGTACTAAAATACCTGAGAATGAAGGAAAGGATAAAGAGTTTACACGGCCAACACTGGAAAGTGTAAGCAAAAGGATTGGAATAATGAGCGTTAATTTACAGTAACGtttcattttatataaacaTCATTATAGATACACAAATCgacaaattaaaaaataggtttataaattataataaagttCATGTGTAAAGATCTCGAGCACCATAGATAAGGAATTAAAAATGGAAATAAGAAAATAACCGAGgtaaaatacaattaaaatgattttaaaatgatttttaaatttatttataatccATCTGGTCTATAATCCCACTGTGTATTGTCCAGTGGGCACACACGTCTGGTTTTGAGCCATGTAGAGATACAATGTAGATGAAATGCGTGACCGCAAGCTCCCCAACTAATAGTACATCCTGGTTGCTCTGTAATATCTTGAGATTCTTTGTTATGTTTGGCCTAAATTATATTCTAAATCACAACACTGTATTCATACCTGGCAGTCTAAACAGTGATCCATAATATGATTCCTACAAATAGCGCAATTATCTACTGACATTCTCCATGACCACACCGCCACGGCCGACCATCTTTTTACAACAAACCTTGGTCTTCTTATTCTGATTCCCATCTACTGAGCATCTGTTTATTCcacattaaatttgaaattttgatCCCAAAtggttaattataaataaatttaaaataatttcacttcattattaaaatgtataatcTATAAAATCTAATTTCATACCCCAGAGGAGAGTCAAAAATCTTACAcataaaatgttttaaattaaaaacattttgtgacacaaattataaaaatgatcgtatataaattatagatgtattaaaaatgtacaaTAAGGTGTTAAAGGTCTGTAATTATGATACTTCTAAGCCTCTGATGCCGGATAGGGCACTGATAAGAAGTTTAATGGCTTATAACTTTCGAGATAACCACTATTCCTCTGAAAACTCAACTAAATCTAAAAACAATCATGACAAAAACTCTACTGTACGTCACGAATCTCCATCTCACGGAAATTTAAAGATAAGGAGTAAAGTAAGGTCAATGGCTTTTAATTCTCATGGAACTAGACTGTACATTGCAACCAGAGATTCAGTTTATCTGTTTAACGTTCAATCTATGGCTGTAGAACATACCCTTCATTTAAAAACGACAACTTTAATCGCACATCCAAAACACCCAAATATTTTTGCTCTTCTAGTTCAGgtaattctaaaattttattatatttttagggCTCTTCCCACTCTAAGCCTTCTGTTAAAGTTTTCGATGCTAAATACACTGAAGCCAGGAGTTATAAGGTGGATTTAACCTTAATGTGTGTGATAACAAGCGCATTTAATGAGAACTGGTACACCGGATGCTGGTCCCTGGATGGGAAGTATATGGCTCTCGTGGATCGAGAGGATACTCTACAAGTGGTAGAGTTTGGAAATTCATATAAAGATATGCAATTGAAGGAAAACTCTTCGGTAAAACTTGATTCTGAAGCCTAtggaataatttatacCAAGGATTACTTGGTGATACACAGAGTGGATGGGCATTTACAGATTTTTTCTCTTGATTTGAATGATTCTTTTGTAGAAAGGGCTCACTCACACATAGTGACAGCCTCTGCATTTGATTCTAATAGAAACCTTCTAGCCACTGGAGGAAGCGATCATGTTGTAAACCTCTTCGACGTTGACTCACGAATGGTTTGTATAACCACATTTCCCAGACTTGAAGGCCAGGTATCTAGCTTATCCTTCTCCTCTAACGGAGCACTGCTGGCTTGGGGAACAAAAGACTCTGCACCTTGTCCCATCGATGATTTAAGTGTGATTGATTCAACCTTGGAATCCAGTACCTCTTCCTCTAAGGAAACCGAAGATAAACCTCCACAGTACTATCTCACAATCGCGGGCGTAGACCCTTCAGAAATATATTACCAACATAACACACCCTCTCCTGTTGCCCATGTTGCATTTTCTCCCAATAAACCGCTTTTGGCCTATGCCTGCGATTACGACTCATTCCCAAGAGGGGGCAAGAGTTCCTCCCACGGGAATCTGGTCggatttttacatttaccattttaaaatgttttttttaattttttcatgttatttaatttattttatacattcGGATTCTCACACATCAAATATTTTCTCAAGTATTTTATAGTCTAATGTGTAAACGCTTTAGGACTCAATTCCAACCCAGTTTCATTTCGACCAAAGGAAATAACCTTGGAATCCTTGTCActgtatttatttatttatagttTACATCATTAAATATCAGAAATGATGAGAAGATAATAACGAAATCAAAACCAATCGACATCAACTCGGAACTTTCAGCAGTTTCCAGGAAAACATACAAAAATCTACCGTATAatttagaatattattatttgagaatattattaatcaATGTTAGGAAACCAGAGAGTGTTAAGCTTACACATGATGTGGCATCTGAAATCGAACGCCTAAGAAATATTGACGTTTGTTTGCTTATTTTCATGAAATTTAGTTTGAACCAGTGACAAAACCTACAGTGGAACCAGAATTGAACTATAAAGATGGTaaatatcaaatattaatggAATGTGTAGGAATACATATCAAGAAACCACTTTCTGAACCTGATTTGGATTTGAAAAggtaaatatttacagtatataataattaaattaaaagtcATAATGAGTTTTCAATAGAATTGATGActatttgataatttacaagAACCCTTTGGTGTATATACCGACCATTCTTGTCTTTTCAGTATCTCTACCGTCATTTTCATACTTGTAAGTTTTGTATTTGGAAATCAATTGGTAGTCTGGTGTACGGAAGAGAAGTTTCAAGGTATTCAATCAGAGGGATAACATCCTTCGTGTTATACTTTCTAATATACAACACACTTAAAAGTGTGTATATAATAGGAATAGTATTGGCAATTATATTTTCCTTCTTATCATTCAGGTTTGTGAATTCaataaattcataaattagTATCGCATTAAAACCACTcaagtattttaattttggaCCAAGGAGTAAGtttagaattttataaaaatcaCTTAGGTGTAAGAAAGGAACCTATTGGATgggtatttttaaaataaaagataaattattaatagaTTTTCGTGATTCTGTTCTCATGTGTAGTATTCTCAAACTTGGTTTACAAGATCTTATTCGTCATCCTACAGTTAATTACAGGGAGTTTTACAGCGCCTAGATTCCTAAGAGCAATATTCCCAGTGTTTTATCTCCTTTTCCTGACTGTTGTATCGGGGGTACGATGATAGATATTCAGatgtgtatattaattttcagGTTGTTCTGGGCCTATTAATAGTTGTAGTACCAACTAAATACGCCCAAAACTCAGTGTTCGCATTATCTTGCTCGTATATACTTATGTCTGGTGAGAACAGCTTGGATTTTACAGTTTCACTCTTAGGTGTATCGTACTTGAATGACTTCTTGGTGTATAATTTCACCTCAAATCTGAGGCCACTGCAATTTGATATGAGTTTGTCACATTATACTTATATCcaataattaacttttttaGCTCAATTTTTCGATAGTAACGTAACACTTTCTACTTCACATTTTCTAATTGTTCTTGGGACACTGCTTGTGTCAAGTGTCACAACCTTCcttaatagtaataaatatttaaagtaattttttgttaaaaattttatattaaatatttaattcatGTTTATTCCGATTTTTGTTAACCTTCCTCTTTAATTCGTTAATTTCATTATGTTTGGAATCGCCTTTAGAAGTTTAGTGAGGAGATCTGAAGTTTCAGTTTCAAAATCATTTGGAAGTCTAAATGACTGCTTCAAACTATTTGAAACAAATAATTCAGTTCCAACTCAAGAGCTATATGACGCTTTTAAGTATCTAGCTTCAGATACCACAGTGAGAAAAAACGCAATAAAGGATGAAAGATATCCTTCAATGCTTAAGCAGTTAGATACACGTTTGAGTACATTAAATTCGTCATATTTGGGGAATTTTGCACTCAGACTTTTACTACTTTCACAGTCGAATAGCTATTTGGAAAACGACCGTAATGACATGAATGCTGAACAAACAAAAAAAGTATTAGAGAAAATAGCAACAACTATGATTGATAAGGGAGGACATGTAAAGGAGATAACTCAAGTAGCATATGCAGCGGCTAGTTTGGGAGTGGTAAATCATCCGATTTTCGATTATGAAAAACAACAGCTTACCCTTAACATAGATTTGGCAACTCCAGACTCGCTTAACCTGTCACTACAGACAGCATTTAAGAGAGGAACGAGAGATAGAGTTTATCTGGCACTTTTGTGTGAAAAACTCACTGAACTCACTGATAGGTTCACTTCAAACGATGTAGTTATGACACTAAGATCCCTATCAAAAACAGggtaattaaaataattaaatagtGTATGTTTAGATTATTGAAGGGGTTTCTATTACGTAGactttttacactaatGATGGATAATCTTGACCAATTTACGGAGACTCAACTTATCCAGTCCTCCTACAGGCTGGCAACACTCAAGTTCTTTACTTcgaataattttaagacTGTTTTCAACGTTCTTAAGCCTAAAATTGAAGAAATGCCATTTCACCTAAAAGTTGAGGtagttttaaataaattttattttatttagttacTTGCTGCAAGCTGTTTGAGTAATGTTGAGACTGATAACGAGGATATGCTTAACTTGTTGGATTCTATAAAAATTGACAAGGATTACGATCTTTTAAACTTATCAGATTACATATATGCATCAGCTTATTACAAAAGATACGGTAACACTTGGATAATGATATTTGTCTTTAGGAGATCAGCTACAAAAGGCAGTTTCAAACATGACTAGCAAAACACCATTTATAGCAAGGTAACCttaaatcaataaatatgaaattaGGAAATACGCTTTACTTGCAAAAGAAGCGCTTGACACAATTTCCCTAGAGTCAAATCTGAAGATAAACCTATCAGATTCGTGGAAGGAGGCACTGGAGAACTTTGGTAATttcttttaaatataaaaatgtgtagaaagAACAGAAATGGAGAAGATGGAAAACCAACCTATTTACCAGGAATCCAAAAAAATTCTAGAATCTACTGGGAAATTCAAATTCTTACAGAAAGTTGGACCTTTTCTGGTATCATTTGTTGACGATGAGAGAAAATTATGTATTGATGTGGAACACAGCAATCTTATAAGCAATTTATCTTTGAAATTAAGGTTAGATTCAATTTTTGtgaattataataatttttaacctaGGAACCTTAATGCACTTGGATATAAGGCAGCCGTAGTTAGATATTGGGAATGGAGAAGATTAAAAACAGAGGTAGATTTTCATatgtttttataaattatttttagagtGCTCAGGCCAGTTATATATCTAAATTACTCCAGAGCTTTTCAGAATAACCTGAAATATTCACTAGTgctttaaattttgaaattaattatgGTTTCTGAATCTTTGACCAGAGATAGAGTAcgtataatataataatttaatatatgtTATATGTTAGAAGAATGAGCTAAAGTACGCCTTCAGATTGTATGATAAGGACGGGGATGGAAAACTCTCTTTCAATACCTTTAAAACTCTACTTAAATCGATAGGAATCCACCTTACTAAGGGTGAACTAGAATTTCTAAAGTACGGTAagatttatataaaaatgtgtaagtaaACTATTGTGAAATAGAGGAAGGTGTCAGAGGAGGGTTTAGTCTCGAAAATTTATATGCTCTTGGGGAATctttttatacaaattctGTTATAAAGGAAAAGGTTATGGAATCTCTAAAAGAACATTTCAATAATTCCACACATTTGGACAAATATGAGCTTAAAAAACTACTAATTAAACTGGGTATCACGCATCACAAAAATCATCTTTTAGGGAAGCAAGTAAGGGCAAGTGAGCGGGAAATCGAATcgttttttaaattttatataaatgatCAAGTATCAAAGGATCTAACAATTGAAAGATTCGTTGATGAGTAAGTTTCAATATGCTGATATAATGGATAGGGCATTAATGGAAtcttaaataataaataattcaaaACATGAAAGacaataaataatggtTTAATATTGACTACTTTGGCATAGATAATGTGATTCTGTGAATATCTGAGATTATGTAGCGAGTGCATATGTATGTGTAGTTAATGTGTTAGAAGGTTTGTATTTAGGGTTGGATCATGCGTTATCTGAGTGCAGGTATTATTGGATAATTGAATTGATGGGCATTTGAGTTTGAATCAGGTTGATGTGTCAGATTGAGTTGAATTGAGCCCTATGAAAAGTAGGGTTTCCCATGTCAATTATGATTTGTGTGCTTTAGTCACAATTTTTGAGAGTTTTGTTTCAGATTATTAAAACTTAATAAATCTCGTGACCCATTAAGTAATAAGACTAAACAAAAATGTCAGGACGTGGAAAGGGTGGAAAAGGTTTAGGAAAGGGTGGAGCTAAGCGCCATCGTAAGGTATTGCGTGACAACATTCAAGGTGTTACTAAACCAGCCATAAGGAGGTTGGCACGTAGGGGTGGTGTAAAGCGTATATCAGGTTTGATATATGAGGAAGTGAGAGGCGTTTTGAAGGTTTTCCTTGAGAACGTTGTTAAGGATTCCGTTACCTACACTGAGCACGCCCGTAGGAAGACAGTCACTGCCATGGACGTTGTCTATTCACTTAAGAGACAAGGAAGAACCCTTTACGGTTTCGGTGgttaaactttttaaccTCTTGTCACTATTGTAATCCCAATTTAATATTCGCCCGGATTAATTTCCAACCCAGGCTTCACTTGAAGCCATAATCATAcactaattttttatcattattcatatatttattatcttacattttttacaccatTATATTCtcatttatcattattaatatttaatgaatttggtacattttaatttatttaaaataatttttttgttttatataatttttaattttttattttgttttaacaCTGTAGAATCGTACAAATTTCATCATGCTAATCATCACTATTTGAATGTACGTTTTACTCATTATTCACCCCTTGATTaccatttattttatagaataattgtttaaattttaacacactTTTAAAAGTATCCGATACTCGGAAGAATCCTTTCAATTATCGCGACACATTCTCTAATGATTTTAACTTGTACAATATAAATTCcgaaaatgaaaatattttaaataaacaagACCAAAATCCAGTCCAGAGGACTGATTTAAAAGGGAAAAAGTTGACAATAGTTTGTAACTGGAAGTGTTATTTGAACACTAAATTATCGAAcgaaatgataaatttgtatgGAAGTCTTAAATTTCCAGAGAATATAGAGGTAAATgactttattttaacagTTTATAGGTTATCACTTCACCTTCCTCAATCCATTTGGCTTCAATGGTCTCACAATATAAAGGATTTGGAAGCAGGTGTAAACCCTGTAGTCAAAACGTTAGTCATTACTCTAAAAGTTTTGGACCATATACCGGAGAGATAACAGCAGGAATGCTAAAGGTTAGGTTTCtggtttaaaaaattacttaGGATTTGGGCGTAAACTGGACGATTGTGGGTCACAGCGAGTGTGAAACACCCGGGAACCACAGCGTATTATAGTAACCAAATAAAGCTTTTTAGGATAAAAACAATGAAGCTATAAATAGGAAGGTTGTAAATGCGTTGAATTCAGGGCTCaatgtaattttatgtattgGTTCGTTCGACATAATGTTACACACCTGTAGGGGAACCTAAAGGATTTAATTCAGATTTGTCAAGTTATCTCTCCAAACAATTGGAGGTAAAAATTGGAATTGTAATGAAGTTTAGGAATTTTTGAAAgatgtaaatttaaccGGGGAACAAAGACTAGTAGTGGCATATGAGCCATACTACTCAATAGGGACGGATAAACCGGCAGACCCGGAATTAGTGAATAAAGTGATAGaagatttgaaaaaatcaCTGGGAGATAAAGTCAAAggagttaaatttatctacGGAGGCTCAGTTAATGAAGAAAATGCACATCGGTATATCAAAAAGAGGAATATCGATGGAATCATGGTTGGAAGGGTTGCACATAATGAAAAGTTCGtggaaataattgaaaattttgtaaaattgacTACTTTGGCATAGATAATGTGATTCTGTGAATATCTGAGATTATGTAGCGAGTGCATATGTATGTGTAGTTAATGTGTTAGAAGGTTTGTATTTAGGGTTGGATCATGCGTTATCTGAGTGCAGGTATTATTGGATAATTGAATTGATGGGCATTTGAGTTTGAATCAGGTTGATGTGTCAGATTGAGTTGAATTGAGCCCTATGAAAAGTAGGGTTTCCCATGTCAATTATGATTTGTGTGCTTTAGTCACAATTTTTGAGAGTTTTGTTTCAGATTATTAAAACTTAATAAATCTCGTGACCCATTAAGTAATAAGACTAAACAAAAATGTCAGGACGTGGAAAGGGTGGAAAAGGTTTAGGAAAGGGTGGAGCTAAGCGCCATCGTAAGGTATTGCGTGACAACATTCAAGGTGTTACTAAACCAGCCATAAGGAGGTTGGCACGTAGGGGTGGTGTAAAGCGTATATCAGGTTTGATATATGAGGAAGTGAGAGGCGTTTTGAAGGTTTTCCTTGAGAACGTTGTTAAGGATTCCGTTACCTACACTGAGCACGCCCGTAGGAAGACAGTCACTGCCATGGACGTTGTCTATTCACTTAAGAGACAAGGAAGAACCCTTTACGGTTTCGGTGgttaaactttttaaccTCTTGTCACTATTGTAATCCCAATTTAATATTCGCCCGGATTAATTTCCAACCCAGGCTTCACTTGAAGCCATAATCATAcactaattttttaccaccattcatatatttattatcttacattttgtatatatttgttaaatattttatataagtCGCCCTATATAtttcaatttatataatgtgtaattatatttttaatacgATTGAACGTCTACGTGTTGCCTCCTCTTTTGATTTTTCCTATAAACACCATCTATTGATTCAGCGTTGGTGGTGAGGCACTGCAAAAATGCTTGGTCTGTCCTTGAAACAGTCTTCTCATTAGGGGAAGGAATATGGTCCCTTTCACGCTTACAGACCTCCACATCTACTTGATTTTTATCCTCTAACTCACTTAAGTCAACAGCGAAGTCAGTAGTAATGCAATCCTGGCGATTGACACCCCCGTTGTTCCTGTAATTTGGATTTACAGGATTCCAGAAACTACGTTCTCCAGATCCCGACCCACCGTTGTTACCGTAGCTGTTTCCATCATTGCCGCTACCGCCGTTTGGATTCTTGGGGAACTTGCGGTTGTTACTGTTGGAACTGTCGTTACTGTTGTTCCTGAGCTTAAGAGAATGGTCAAAAACAGTAGGAAGACCAGCCAACCAAGGATGAGCAAGAGCATCTGAAGCAGAAGAAATCCTCTTCCGCTTATCAAAGCTTAGCAAACGCTTGCAGAGGTCACGTGCTAGAGGAAACTCACCTAAAGGAGGAGTGTTAAAGTCTATACCGTTGGCCTCAGCTGCTGCCAAAACTGCGTGGCTGGCTTTAGCATCGTACATCTTGTCCATTGATATCGGAGGAATACCGGTCATCAGAATGTACAAAACAATCCCAATAGACCACATGTCAGAAGCAGTGGAATACTCATCGCCCCTTAGAATTTCAGGAGCTAAATAACCATAGGTACCAACTAACCTTCTCTTCCCATTGACAACCTCAGTCTTATCAGCAGTAGGGCAGTCTGTCATTTTGCAGGTATCAAAGTCAATTAAGGCCAACTCGTACCTCTCAGCAACGGGTAAAACTGACCTCGTTGGGTTCCTAAACATGATGTTCTCAGGCTTAATGTCCCTGTGAAGCAAGTTCATCGAGTGTAAAGCCTCCGCAGCAAGCAGAATCTGCCTGAAAATATACTTACAAATGTCCTCAGGGATAGCCTTCTCCTTAAGCAAGTACTCAAACAGCTCACCTCCAATGAATTTCTCAGTAACAATGTAGAAACTGGTTTCGGACTCCCAAATCTGGTCAATTCTCATTAAATTGGGCATTGGAGGCATATTTAACAACTTCTCGCACAGAGCGCGCCAGTTGTTAAGACTATCCACCCCGGGAGGGATTCGGGATTTAGAAATAATCTTAAGAATCTTAGGCTCTCCAGTCTTGCGATCAATTATATCACGAAGCAATGGCCGTGAAGACGATTTTTTATTGGAATCTGCACAAATACGGAGCTCTGCTCCTATATAGTAGTAGCTTGATAGCTTACTCCCCGCTGATAACTTCCTGATTTTTTTGTGTTCAGGGGTTCGGAGAGCGTCAATTGACACCCTCTCCAAGTTCCTAGAATCACCCTCATTGTTTACCACCTTTGGTGACAGCTTCTCATCCTGGTCCGATTTCGACCCTTCATTGTATTTGCTATCCCTCAAATGTGCCTTCGTCGCATCCAATATCGCTCCTTGTTGcattatattacaaatttaaaattttctaaaccaacgttatttacacattggAACTTACTTGGAACAATTCAACGAATTATGGTACAGCGATGCCTTATAAGAAAAATACTTTACTggtatttaaatatttataaattaactgcatcgataaatttaaaattttaagtttatacACAAAGGGTGTAACACAATCATTTCAAATGATTCTACGATTTTTCGTCAAGAATATCTctactaaaatatttagtaaaaaaatCTCATGAATAAATAACAGAATCCATTTTAATCCATATAATggttaataaaataataacctCAAATTTTCGACATGCTTCGCGTCCATCTTTTAGGCATGCGATATTTTGTGATTCGTAGTCGAGTTCAATATTGCAGGACGGTGCAAACAATTGGCGAATATTTGTGTAGACTCAGGTCAAATACATTTTAGATTTGACATTACTATTCCAAATTTGCTGTTTTATAACATATGTTTACATAATGGCCTGAATTACAGTGTATGATATCCTATTCACTGCTTTCCAGATTTATGGGTGTTTTAAAACATGTTAGTGGAGTTATTTTCAGCCTTCCATGAAAgaaaatcatttaaaatgCTCTTTATAAGTCAGATCACCTATCATTcttttactaatttttagatcTAAGCCTTACAATCCATATCTTAAGTGCGGTC
This region includes:
- the rbx-1 gene encoding RING-box protein 1B, which gives rise to MGIRIRRPRFVVKRWSAVAVWSWRMSVDNCAICRNHIMDHCLDCQAKHNKESQDITEQPGCTISWGACGHAFHLHCISTWLKTRRVCPLDNTQWDYRPDGL
- the CPK4 gene encoding Calcium-dependent protein kinase 4, yielding MQQGAILDATKAHLRDSKYNEGSKSDQDEKLSPKVVNNEGDSRNLERVSIDALRTPEHKKIRKLSAGSKLSSYYYIGAELRICADSNKKSSSRPLLRDIIDRKTGEPKILKIISKSRIPPGVDSLNNWRALCEKLLNMPPMPNLMRIDQIWESETSFYIVTEKFIGGELFEYLLKEKAIPEDICKYIFRQILLAAEALHSMNLLHRDIKPENIMFRNPTRSVLPVAERYELALIDFDTCKMTDCPTADKTEVVNGKRRLVGTYGYLAPEILRGDEYSTASDMWSIGIVLYILMTGIPPISMDKMYDAKASHAVLAAAEANGIDFNTPPLGEFPLARDLCKRLLSFDKRKRISSASDALAHPWLAGLPTVFDHSLKLRNNSNDSSNSNNRKFPKNPNGGSGNDGNSYGNNGGSGSGERSFWNPVNPNYRNNGGVNRQDCITTDFAVDLSELEDKNQVDVEVCKRERDHIPSPNEKTVSRTDQAFLQCLTTNAESIDGVYRKNQKRRQHVDVQSY
- a CDS encoding putative integral membrane protein is translated as MLFNLFYTFGFSHIKYFLKTQFQPSFISTKGNNLGILVTFTSLNIRNDEKIITKSKPIDINSELSAVSRKTYKNLPKPESVKLTHDVASEIERLRNIDFEPVTKPTVEPELNYKDGIHIKKPLSEPDLDLKRIDDYLIIYKNPLVYIPTILVFSVSLPSFSYFLVYGREVSRYSIRGITSFVLYFLIYNTLKSVYIIGIVLAIIFSFLSFSIALKPLKYFNFGPRSVRKEPIGWIFVILFSCVVFSNLVYKILFVILQLITGSFTAPRFLRAIFPVFYLLFLTVVSGVVLGLLIVVVPTKYAQNSVFALSCSYILMSGVSYLNDFLVYNFTSNLRPLQFDMTQFFDSNVTLSTSHFLIVLGTLLVSSVTTFLNSNKYLK
- the TPI gene encoding Triosephosphate isomerase family protein is translated as MNLVHFNLFKIIFLFYIIFNFLFCFNTVESYKFHHANHHYLNNNCLNFNTLLKVSDTRKNPFNYRDTFSNDFNLYNINSENENILNKQDQNPVQRTDLKGKKLTIVCNWKCYLNTKLSNEMINLYGSLKFPENIEVITSPSSIHLASMVSQYKGFGSRCKPCSQNVSHYSKSFGPYTGEITAGMLKDLGVNWTIVGHSECETPGNHSDKNNEAINRKVVNALNSGLNVILCIGEPKGFNSDLSSYLSKQLEEFLKDVNLTGEQRLVVAYEPYYSIGTDKPADPELVNKVIEDLKKSLGDKVKGVKFIYGGSVNEENAHRYIKKRNIDGIMVGRVAHNEKFVEIIENFVKLTTLA
- a CDS encoding RAP domain protein; this translates as MFGIAFRSLVRRSEVSVSKSFGSLNDCFKLFETNNSVPTQELYDAFKYLASDTTVRKNAIKDERYPSMLKQLDTRLSTLNSSYLGNFALRLLLLSQSNSYLENDRNDMNAEQTKKVLEKIATTMIDKGGHVKEITQVAYAAASLGVVNHPIFDYEKQQLTLNIDLATPDSLNLSLQTAFKRGTRDRVYLALLCEKLTELTDRFTSNDVVMTLRSLSKTGLLKGFLLRRLFTLMMDNLDQFTETQLIQSSYRLATLKFFTSNNFKTVFNVLKPKIEEMPFHLKVELLAASCLSNVETDNEDMLNLLDSIKIDKDYDLLNLSDYIYASAYYKRYGDQLQKAVSNMTSKTPFIARKYALLAKEALDTISLESNLKINLSDSWKEALENFERTEMEKMENQPIYQESKKILESTGKFKFLQKVGPFLVSFVDDERKLCIDVEHSNLISNLSLKLRNLNALGYKAAVVRYWEWRRLKTESAQASYISKLLQSFSE
- a CDS encoding EF hand family protein, producing the protein MVSESLTRDRKNELKYAFRLYDKDGDGKLSFNTFKTLLKSIGIHLTKGELEFLKYEEGVRGGFSLENLYALGESFYTNSVIKEKVMESLKEHFNNSTHLDKYELKKLLIKLGKQVRASEREIESFFKFYINDQVSKDLTIERFVDEALMES
- the THOC3 gene encoding WD domain G-beta repeat protein, which translates into the protein MYNKVLKVCNYDTSKPLMPDRALIRSLMAYNFRDNHYSSENSTKSKNNHDKNSTVRHESPSHGNLKIRSKVRSMAFNSHGTRLYIATRDSVYLFNVQSMAVEHTLHLKTTTLIAHPKHPNIFALLVQGSSHSKPSVKVFDAKYTEARSYKVDLTLMCVITSAFNENWYTGCWSLDGKYMALVDREDTLQVVEFGNSYKDMQLKENSSVKLDSEAYGIIYTKDYLVIHRVDGHLQIFSLDLNDSFVERAHSHIVTASAFDSNRNLLATGGSDHVVNLFDVDSRMVCITTFPRLEGQVSSLSFSSNGALLAWGTKDSAPCPIDDLSVIDSTLESSTSSSKETEDKPPQYYLTIAGVDPSEIYYQHNTPSPVAHVAFSPNKPLLAYACDYDSFPRGGKSSSHGNLVGFLHLPF
- a CDS encoding Core histone H2A/H2B/H3/H4 family protein, yielding MSGRGKGGKGLGKGGAKRHRKVLRDNIQGVTKPAIRRLARRGGVKRISGLIYEEVRGVLKVFLENVVKDSVTYTEHARRKTVTAMDVVYSLKRQGRTLYGFGG